One part of the Glycine soja cultivar W05 chromosome 11, ASM419377v2, whole genome shotgun sequence genome encodes these proteins:
- the LOC114376542 gene encoding probable disease resistance protein At4g27220 isoform X2: protein MYMIGVHGMGGVGKTTLVNELEWQVKKDGSFGAVVIATITSSPNVKEIQNKIADALNKKLKKETEKERAGELCQRIREKKNVLIILDDIWSELDLTEVGIPFGDEHSGYKLVMTSRDLNVLIKMGTQIEFDLRALQEEDSWNLFQKMAGDVVKEINIKPIAENVAKCCAGLPLLIVTVAKGLRKKDATAWKDALIQLESFDHKELQNKVHPSLELSYNFLENEELKSLFLFIGSFGINEIDTEELFSYCWGLGFYGHLRTLTKARNRYYKLINDLRASSLLLEDPECIRMHDVVCDVAKSIASRFLPTYVVPRYRIIKDWPKVDQLQKCHYIIIPWSYIYELPEKLECPELKLLVLENRHGKLKVPDNFFYGIREVRTLSLYGMSFNPFLPPLYHLINLRTLNLCGCELGDIRMVAKLTNLEILQLGSSSIEELPKEIGHLTHLRLLNLATCSKLRVIPANLISSLTCLEELYMGSCPIEWEVEGRKSESNNASLGELWNLNQLTTLEISIQDTSVLPKDLEFLEKLERYYISVGYMWVRLRSGGDHETSRILKLTDSLWTNISLTTVEDLSFANLKDVKDVYQLNDGFPLLKHLHIQESDELLHIINSTEMSTPYSAFPNLETLVLFNLSNMKEICYGPVPAHSFEKLQVITVVDCDEMKNLLLYSLLKNLSQLREMQITRCKNMKEIIAVENQEDEKEVSEIVFCELHSVKLRQLPMLLSFCLPLTVEKDNQPIPLQALFNKKVVMPKLETLELRYINTCKIWDDILPVYSCIQNLTSLSVYSCHRLTSLFSSSVTRALVRLERLVIVNCSMLKDIFVQEEEEVGLPNLEELVIKSMCDLKSIWPNQLAPNSFSKLKRIIFEDCEGFDYVFPISVAKKLRQLQSLDMKRCVIKNIVEESDSSDMTNIYLARLSVDGCDNMNTIVQPSVLFPNLDELDVGSCHGVVNIITPSRAESLPKLRFLSIGCCDKLEEIYGSKNENDAPLREIYFMKLEVLLLMVLPRLTSFCRGNYNFYFQSLRMVQLDACSMMETFCHGKLTTPRLKKVLYEWGSKELWDDDLNTTTRTIFTKSFHNTEQDWNSSSELWRN from the exons ATGTACATGATTGGGGTGCATGGGATGGGTGGCGTGGGTAAAACTACACTTGTGAATGAGTTAGAGTGGCAAGTAAAGAAAGATGGCTCATTTGGTGCTGTGGTTATTGCCACTATAACCTCTTCTCCAAATGTGaaagaaattcaaaacaaaattgcTGATGCgttgaataaaaaattgaaaaaagagacCGAGAAAGAAAGAGCAGGAGAATTGTGCCAAAGaataagagagaagaaaaatgttCTAATTATTCTAGATGACATTTGGAGTGAACTTGATTTGACAGAAGTGGGAATTCCTTTTGGTGATGAACACAGTGGCTACAAATTAGTGATGACTTCTAGAGATCTTAATGTGCTGATAAAGATGGGAACTCAAATAGAATTTGATCTCAGAGCTTTACAGGAGGAGGATAGTTGGAATTTGTTCCAGAAAATGGCAGGTGATGTTgtcaaagaaatcaatataaaacCAATTGCAGAAAATGTGGCCAAATGTTGTGCTGGTTTACCCCTTTTGATAGTTACTGTGGCTAAGGGTTTGAGAAAAAAGGATGCCACTGCTTGGAAGGATGCCCTAATTCAACTAGAGAGTTTTGATCATAAAGAGTTGCAAAATAAAGTCCATCCTAGTCTGGAGttgagttataattttttagagaaCGAGGAACTGAAGTCACTATTCTTATTCATTGGTTCATTTGGCATAAATGAGATCGACACAGAAGAGTTGTTTTCATATTGTTGGGGGTTGGGCTTTTACGGTCACCTGCGCACATTGACAAAGGCAAGAAACAGGTATTACAAGTTAATAAATGACCTTAGGGCCTCTTCATTGTTGCTTGAAGACCCTGAATGCATTCGAATGCATGATGTTGTGTGTGACGTGGCTAAATCAATTGCATCTAGGTTTCTTCCGACTTATGTGGTTCCAAGGTACAGAATAATAAAAGATTGGCCCAAGGTAGATCAACTTCAAAAGTGTCACTATATTATCATTCCTTGGTCTTATATTTATGAACTTCCCGAGAAGTTGGAGTGTCCAGAGTTGAAGCTACTTGTACTTGAAAATAGACATGGTAAATTGAAAGTCCCTGACAACTTTTTCTATGGGATAAGagaagtgaggactttgagtttATATGGAATGTCATTCAACCCTTTCCTACCTCCTCTCTATCACTTGATAAACCTTCGCACATTGAATCTTTGTGGATGTGAATTAGGAGACATAAGGATGGTTGCAAAACTCACAAATTTAGAAATTCTCCAGTTGGGAAGTTCTAGTATTGAAGAGCTCCCTAAAGAAATAGGACATCTAACTCATCTCCGGTTGCTAAATTTAGCAACATGCTCTAAACTAAGAGTCATTCCTGCAAATCTTATATCAAGTTTGACGTGCTTAGAAGAATTGTACATGGGGAGTTGCCCTATCGAATGGGaggttgaaggaagaaaaagtgaAAGCAACAATGCAAGTTTAGGTGAGTTATGGAATTTGAATCAGTTGACAACTTTAGAGATATCAATCCAAGATACTTCTGTTTTGCCAAAGGACTTGGAGTTCCTTGAAAAGCTCGAACGATACTACATATCAGTTGGTTATATGTGGGTAAGGCTACGGTCGGGTGGTGATCATGAAACTTCAAGAATACTTAAGCTCACAGACTCTTTGTGGACAAACATATCATTGACTACAGTTGAGGACTTGTCCTTTGCTAATTTAAAGGATGTTAAGGATGTGTATCAATTGAATGATGGTTTTCCACTACTAAAACATCTGCATATCCAAGAAAGTGATGAATTGTTGCACATCATTAACTCAACAGAGATGTCGACTCCCTATTCTGCATTTCCTAATTTGGAGACTCTGGTTCTTTTCAATCTATCTAATATGAAAGAAATATGCTATGGTCCAGTTCCAGCACattcttttgaaaaacttcAAGTTATTACGGTTGTAGATTGTGATGAGATGAAGAATCTACTTTTGTATTCTCTCTTAAAGAACCTTTCTCAACTTCGTGAGATGCAAATTACTCGATGCAAAAATATGAAAGAGATCATAGCAGTGGAAAATCAAGAGGATGAGAAAGAAGTTTCCGAGATTGTTTTCTGTGAATTGCATTCTGTCAAATTAAGACAATTACCTATGCTCCTGAGTTTCTGTTTGCCATTAACAGTCGAGAAAGACAATCAACCCATTCCTCTGCAGGCACTGTTTAATAAAAAG GTTGTGATGCCTAAACTTGAAACATTAGAGTTGCGTTACATCAATACATGTAAAATATGGGATGATATACTTCCAGTCTATTCCTGCATTCAAAACTTGACCAGCTTGTCAGTTTACAGCTGTCATAGATTAACAAGTTTGTTCTCATCCTCTGTGACTAGAGCACTGGTCAGACTAGAAAGACTAGTGATTGTTAATTGCTCTATGCTGAAGGACATATTTgtccaagaagaagaagag GTTGGACTTCCAAACTTGGAGGAGTTGGTTATCAAGAGTATGTGTGATTTGAAGTCAATATGGCCTAATCAACTGGCTCCAAATTCCTTTTCCAAGCTGAAAAGAATTATCTTTGAGGACTGTGAAGGCTTTGATTATGTCTTTCCAATCTCTGTGGCTAAGAAGCTTCGGCAGCTCCAATCTCTTGATATGAAGCGCTGTGTCATAAAGAATATTGTTGAAGAAAGTGATAGTTCTGATATGACGAATATTTACCTTGCACGGTTATCAGTAGATGGCTGTGATAATATGAATACCATAGTCCAGCCCTCCGTGCTATTTCCGAATTTAGATGAATTGGATGTAGGTAGTTGTCATGGAGTGGTAAATATTATAACGCCATCAAGGGCCGAAAGTTTACCAAAACTCCGCTTTTTAAGCATAGGTTGTTGTGATAAGCTAGAGGAAATTTATGGAAGCAAGAATGAGAATGATGCACCATTacgtgaaatttattttatgaaattggAGGTATTATTATTGATGGTGTTACCGAGGCTCACAAGCTTTTGCCGGGGAAATTACAACTTCTATTTTCAATCACTACGAATGGTACAGTTGGATGCCTGTTCCATGATGGAGACTTTCTGTCATGGAAAATTAACCACACCAAGGCTCAAGAAGGTGCTATATGAATGGGGATCAAAAGAACTTTGGGATGACGACCTTAATACTACCACTAGAACAATTTTCACTAAAAG TTTCCACAATACAGAACAAGATTGGAATTCATCATCAGAACTCTGGAG gaATTAA